In Spirosoma linguale DSM 74, one genomic interval encodes:
- a CDS encoding Type IV secretory pathway VirD4 protein-like protein (KEGG: tbd:Tbd_1687 putative type IV secretory pathway VirD4 components) — MGTQDKEYRGILNMLLFMSLALIGFHLYFFCYDTLQSIGFSFALLDRFILSIDRATHLFSHPVYSKIAALLLLGIWTFGNKTRKQLNVTWAHVARAGIVGGALLLMNGELLRVFWLSAETRNGAYLMATLIGYLLLIKAGSYANQILSVQIGEDAFNDENESFEQETGLKQNEYSVNIPTEYNVKKRIRKGWVNVVNPFRATLVMGTPGSGKSFAVVNNFIRQHLEKGFTMYIYDYKFPDLSNIAYHYLQKNRRAFKRMPTFYVINFDDPRRSNRCNPLLPELMSDIIDAQEAARTILLNLNKSWIQKQGDFFVESPMNFLTAVVWYLKKYDERRLRGLAQQGLPDDGQRYCTFPHVIEFAGAEYRELFPILQSEPEIENLLKPFASALRNEAYEQLEGQIASARIPLSRLSSPALYWVMTGNDFSLDINNPDDPKVLCVGNNPERQEVYGAALGLFNARLIKLVNKKGRLKSSLIIDELPTIYFRGLDNLIATARSNKVSTCLGLQDLSQLKRDYGDKEATTIFNTIGNVFSGQVLGETAKTMSSRFGKNKQVRHSLSFTERDTNLSISENLDSVIPESKISNLSQGHFVGAVADNFDEVIKQKIFHARLLVEPAMIAELERVKPIPPGTEFAQISDHQLSYMLEANYNGVKKDISVLIQAEIERLTNDPALKHLVENLQPKNE, encoded by the coding sequence ATGGGAACGCAGGATAAAGAGTATAGGGGCATACTGAATATGCTCCTGTTTATGTCGTTAGCTCTGATTGGATTTCATCTGTACTTCTTCTGCTACGATACGTTACAATCAATAGGTTTCAGCTTTGCCCTACTAGACCGGTTCATCTTGAGCATCGACAGGGCAACCCACCTTTTTTCTCACCCAGTTTACTCCAAGATAGCTGCTTTATTACTTCTGGGGATATGGACGTTTGGTAACAAAACGCGTAAGCAGCTAAATGTAACCTGGGCGCATGTTGCACGAGCCGGTATTGTTGGTGGGGCATTGTTGTTGATGAATGGAGAACTCCTGCGGGTATTCTGGCTATCAGCTGAAACACGGAATGGAGCTTATTTGATGGCGACCCTGATCGGCTATTTGCTCTTGATCAAAGCGGGGAGTTACGCCAACCAGATTTTGAGTGTTCAAATTGGAGAAGATGCTTTCAACGACGAAAATGAGTCGTTCGAGCAGGAGACAGGGCTAAAACAGAATGAATATTCGGTCAATATTCCAACGGAATACAACGTCAAGAAGAGGATTCGAAAAGGGTGGGTAAATGTGGTCAATCCGTTTCGGGCAACGTTGGTTATGGGTACGCCTGGATCAGGGAAGTCGTTTGCCGTGGTGAATAACTTCATACGGCAACATCTTGAGAAAGGGTTTACCATGTACATCTACGATTATAAATTTCCCGATCTGTCGAATATCGCGTACCATTACTTACAGAAAAACCGTCGGGCATTTAAACGAATGCCGACATTCTACGTCATCAACTTTGACGACCCTCGTCGCTCGAATCGGTGCAACCCGCTATTGCCAGAGCTGATGTCTGATATTATTGATGCACAGGAAGCAGCCCGGACCATTCTGTTAAACCTAAATAAATCATGGATTCAGAAACAAGGCGATTTCTTCGTTGAGTCGCCGATGAACTTTCTGACGGCTGTTGTCTGGTATCTCAAAAAGTATGATGAGCGTCGATTGAGAGGTTTGGCACAGCAGGGGTTGCCTGACGACGGTCAGCGTTACTGTACGTTTCCCCATGTCATTGAGTTTGCCGGGGCTGAATACCGCGAGCTTTTCCCGATCCTGCAATCGGAACCCGAGATCGAAAACTTGCTTAAACCGTTTGCCAGCGCCCTCAGAAATGAGGCCTACGAGCAGTTGGAAGGTCAAATTGCTTCCGCCCGAATTCCACTTTCCCGACTCTCCAGCCCGGCTCTTTATTGGGTAATGACGGGTAATGACTTTAGCCTGGACATTAATAATCCGGATGATCCCAAAGTACTATGTGTAGGAAATAACCCGGAACGCCAGGAAGTCTATGGAGCTGCACTTGGTCTCTTCAATGCCAGGCTAATCAAGCTCGTCAACAAGAAAGGTCGGTTGAAGTCATCTCTAATCATCGACGAATTGCCCACTATTTATTTCCGGGGGTTGGATAACCTGATTGCGACCGCACGGAGTAACAAGGTGTCCACCTGCCTGGGGTTACAGGACCTAAGCCAGTTAAAGCGTGATTACGGGGATAAGGAAGCTACCACCATCTTTAACACGATCGGAAATGTGTTTTCGGGTCAGGTGCTGGGCGAAACGGCTAAAACAATGTCAAGCCGGTTTGGGAAAAACAAACAGGTACGCCACTCACTCTCGTTCACGGAACGGGATACAAACTTGTCTATTTCCGAAAATCTTGATTCAGTGATACCCGAGTCTAAAATCTCGAATTTATCGCAAGGACATTTTGTCGGAGCAGTGGCTGATAACTTCGATGAGGTTATCAAGCAGAAAATATTTCATGCTCGGCTACTGGTAGAACCAGCGATGATAGCCGAATTAGAGCGGGTAAAGCCCATTCCGCCGGGTACTGAATTTGCCCAAATCTCTGACCATCAACTAAGTTATATGTTGGAGGCAAATTATAACGGGGTGAAAAAGGATATTTCTGTGTTAATTCAAGCCGAAATTGAGCGGCTGACCAATGACCCAGCATTGAAACACCTGGTCGAGAACCTACAACCTAAAAATGAGTAA
- a CDS encoding Relaxase/mobilization nuclease family protein (PFAM: Relaxase/mobilization nuclease family protein~KEGG: lhk:LHK_00918 relaxase/mobilization nuclease topoisomerase/primase fusion protein), whose product MVIRILTGKDVAGAVRYNEQKVEQGQAERIQIANYPSNEIAQKYPQLRLQLLEQYARLNPGIQKPSVHLAIAFHPTEVLRADQLKVIGEKVMTEIGFGKQPYLMYQHHDTQHPHIHIVSVAVDANGNKISDKFIKNRLQKIRRRLETSFELVQAERTTLSQEPRRVGEGAGVDLQSTKQTVADKVKRILETYSFGSVNSFKKYLESEGITLNTKAGRSQSGITYQHVNPEGANNRPIKASGLPSRPTHARLTDLFSNQADRHKRECKTVETLLQKRLAAYRTLTEHDYKQSLRQVGIKVQETEGAYLYVNSRAKVVVYETELDKDYTRQELLKRFSQMTEREPIEKLDLLSQKSQRADVQKQTKLNDIGARKRPVSRVEGLEIASTEKMGVKEDAEKKTNTSKVMDQTVGLIEKPIEEELVQGQMKKNQKKNKQRKIRRM is encoded by the coding sequence ATGGTTATACGAATCTTAACCGGAAAAGATGTCGCGGGAGCAGTCCGCTACAATGAGCAGAAAGTAGAACAGGGACAGGCTGAACGTATCCAAATAGCCAATTATCCTAGTAATGAGATAGCCCAGAAATACCCTCAATTAAGGCTTCAATTACTCGAACAATACGCTCGTCTAAACCCCGGAATTCAAAAGCCATCAGTGCATTTAGCGATCGCCTTTCATCCAACGGAGGTACTGAGGGCCGATCAGTTGAAAGTGATAGGAGAGAAGGTGATGACCGAAATAGGTTTTGGAAAACAACCTTACCTGATGTACCAGCACCATGATACCCAACATCCCCATATCCATATAGTATCCGTAGCGGTGGATGCAAATGGGAATAAAATCAGTGACAAATTCATCAAGAACCGGTTGCAAAAAATACGCCGTCGACTTGAAACGAGTTTCGAGTTAGTGCAAGCCGAACGCACAACGCTGTCTCAAGAGCCACGTAGGGTAGGAGAGGGGGCAGGGGTTGATCTACAATCAACCAAGCAGACAGTTGCCGATAAGGTGAAGAGGATATTGGAAACGTATTCCTTTGGATCTGTGAATAGCTTCAAGAAGTATTTGGAGAGTGAAGGCATCACATTGAATACCAAAGCAGGGCGTAGTCAATCAGGAATAACATACCAGCATGTTAACCCTGAGGGAGCTAACAATCGACCTATAAAAGCAAGTGGTTTGCCAAGCCGACCAACACATGCTAGGTTGACAGATCTTTTCTCAAATCAGGCAGATCGACACAAAAGAGAGTGCAAAACAGTAGAAACCCTGCTTCAAAAGCGACTTGCTGCTTACCGAACCTTGACCGAACATGACTACAAACAGTCTTTGCGCCAAGTTGGCATCAAGGTACAAGAAACGGAGGGGGCTTACCTCTACGTAAATAGCCGGGCCAAGGTGGTTGTATACGAAACCGAGTTAGACAAGGACTATACCAGACAAGAGTTATTGAAACGCTTCTCCCAAATGACAGAGCGGGAACCAATAGAAAAGCTGGACTTATTAAGCCAAAAAAGTCAAAGAGCTGACGTTCAAAAACAAACCAAACTAAACGATATAGGTGCTCGGAAACGGCCGGTAAGTAGGGTGGAGGGATTAGAAATAGCCTCAACTGAGAAGATGGGGGTTAAGGAAGATGCCGAAAAGAAAACGAATACATCCAAAGTGATGGATCAGACTGTGGGACTGATAGAAAAGCCGATAGAAGAGGAGCTAGTTCAAGGTCAAATGAAGAAAAATCAGAAAAAAAATAAGCAGCGAAAGATACGTCGTATGTAA
- a CDS encoding ATPase-like protein involved in chromosome partitioning (KEGG: cjj:CJJ81176_pVir0025 para protein): MAKLISVCTQKGGVGKTTLTMLLATYYHTTVGKPVTVIDADFPQHSFDATRRSELASIQNDEEIQSLYVTLYPEMNRELYKVYKGSLEELAMFLTDLKGRGEDELVFIDMPGTMNVKGFDRVASQLDYVILPMEADKMSFTAGLQTLDLFDRFREAKGADYQLFMLWNKYKKSENPSLMQGIENIVNERGNVQILEHRVTDSVTWKRERSTLFPSDKVKNLVGELNQLLNITQPVG, from the coding sequence ATGGCAAAACTGATTTCCGTATGCACCCAGAAGGGGGGCGTTGGTAAAACGACATTAACTATGCTGTTGGCCACCTACTACCATACTACTGTAGGGAAACCTGTAACCGTAATTGACGCTGACTTTCCTCAGCACTCCTTCGATGCAACGCGCCGTTCTGAGTTGGCAAGCATACAGAACGACGAGGAGATTCAAAGTTTATATGTTACGCTTTATCCTGAGATGAACCGTGAGCTGTACAAGGTTTACAAAGGTTCACTCGAAGAATTAGCGATGTTCCTTACAGACCTGAAGGGTAGGGGAGAAGATGAACTGGTCTTCATCGACATGCCTGGAACGATGAACGTAAAAGGATTCGACAGAGTGGCCTCACAGTTGGATTACGTAATACTGCCAATGGAAGCAGATAAAATGAGCTTTACAGCCGGACTGCAAACGTTGGATCTCTTCGACCGTTTCCGAGAGGCAAAGGGAGCAGACTATCAACTCTTCATGCTCTGGAACAAATACAAGAAATCCGAAAACCCGAGCCTAATGCAGGGTATAGAAAATATTGTAAATGAACGGGGGAATGTGCAGATACTTGAACACAGGGTAACTGACTCCGTAACCTGGAAGCGAGAACGATCTACGCTCTTTCCGAGTGACAAGGTTAAAAACCTGGTAGGGGAATTAAATCAATTACTAAACATTACTCAACCAGTAGGATAA
- a CDS encoding hypothetical protein (KEGG: hypothetical protein) — MAKNKKTLDDASLRAMANLATSSSDLSKLQENYGWNAEETITPEPKPEALAVEASTPPVEQLANEPVKETSVVSTVEESIQSQTEVLNIIPKEPATSGKKVDKYTNTYLQPIKGFERPTKVAYISKRSHSYIAFLQRYADLTGSKVSMQEIMENIFRQHFSDNKAEIEMMRKTVQQKEAELHE, encoded by the coding sequence ATGGCTAAAAATAAGAAAACCTTAGATGACGCATCCCTTAGGGCGATGGCTAACCTGGCTACGTCTTCCTCTGACCTAAGTAAACTTCAGGAAAATTATGGCTGGAATGCGGAGGAAACTATTACACCCGAACCGAAACCAGAAGCACTCGCAGTGGAGGCATCAACACCACCGGTAGAACAGTTGGCAAACGAACCGGTTAAAGAAACATCGGTAGTGTCAACGGTAGAGGAGTCAATCCAATCACAAACTGAGGTTTTAAACATAATACCAAAGGAGCCAGCAACGTCAGGTAAAAAGGTTGATAAATACACAAACACGTACCTACAACCTATTAAAGGATTTGAGCGGCCTACAAAGGTGGCCTACATATCAAAACGCTCACATTCATATATCGCATTTCTACAGCGATACGCTGACCTGACAGGCAGCAAGGTATCCATGCAGGAAATCATGGAGAATATATTCCGACAACACTTCAGCGACAATAAAGCTGAGATAGAGATGATGCGGAAAACAGTACAACAAAAAGAAGCCGAATTACACGAATGA
- a CDS encoding hypothetical protein (KEGG: hypothetical protein), with translation MKATLCSLGIVGLLLLSQQILAQDELKQAVEGATTQITNARAGAIRLGQAVAAIVGIVGAIAVYSKWSNGESDVRKASASWLGGLLFIAIAFMILESI, from the coding sequence ATGAAGGCAACTTTGTGCAGTTTGGGAATTGTAGGGCTGCTCCTACTGAGTCAACAGATTCTCGCCCAAGATGAATTAAAACAGGCAGTTGAGGGTGCTACGACGCAAATAACGAACGCTAGAGCGGGAGCAATCCGACTTGGACAAGCAGTTGCAGCGATAGTGGGAATTGTGGGGGCCATTGCGGTATACAGTAAATGGTCAAACGGAGAGAGTGACGTACGGAAGGCCAGTGCTTCCTGGTTGGGTGGCTTGCTGTTCATAGCCATCGCCTTCATGATTCTAGAGTCCATTTAA
- a CDS encoding hypothetical protein (KEGG: hypothetical protein), producing the protein MQNRFNQSKGTNAAQLIALIVAGVLVAHIAPAQGLSTQGLSTAATQVRGAFTIVTNLMYAVCAIIGIVGAISVYSKWTNGEADTKKAAASWFGALIFAGLVVVTLSAVFGA; encoded by the coding sequence ATGCAAAATCGCTTTAACCAATCGAAGGGTACTAACGCGGCCCAACTTATCGCGTTAATTGTGGCAGGCGTACTGGTGGCCCATATTGCCCCAGCGCAAGGATTAAGTACACAAGGGTTGAGTACAGCAGCAACCCAGGTAAGAGGAGCGTTCACGATTGTGACAAATTTAATGTACGCTGTTTGTGCCATCATAGGGATTGTTGGTGCCATTTCCGTCTATAGCAAATGGACCAACGGAGAAGCAGATACCAAAAAGGCAGCAGCCTCCTGGTTTGGTGCGCTAATTTTTGCGGGTTTGGTCGTAGTGACACTGTCGGCCGTTTTCGGAGCCTAG
- a CDS encoding conserved hypothetical protein (KEGG: hypothetical protein) — protein MNLKSKAIHDVFPLRAIEQDCLISVHGDLTVCFAVSLPEIFTLNASFDGVGEGRVEQGDYITLCNVWTKALGVLPSYTILHKQDWFVEENYQTSGEGAGTTQRTFLDRASDRHFNERPYLHHECYLYLTKTHPERRDVSAVKTSLARGRLVPKEVGDKHKVEEFFNSVEQFTSILESSRLIGLRQLRSAELAGTSEKAGLLERYMSLSLRDEVVTLADLEMDEELRVGGKYAKFYTISDIDDLPEWVHTNNRVEALSTERSNVSVSYAAPISLMLPCNHIYNQYIFIEDKQAAFPKLEQRATQMRSLVNFGKDNEVNAMLLNQYLSYAAETGFTPVRSHFNIQVWTEDRSRLPVLRNLVSSAIAKLGVRPRENTKDALGLFWAGIPGNAADLPSEDKYWSFVPQSVCLLNQETNYYDSVSHYGVKLVERMSGKPLLVDLSDQPMNKGWVTNRNKFILGPSGSGKSFFTNHALRSFHVQGSHAVIVDVGHSYRGLCDMLGGLYLTYSEEEPINFNPFFIENRLLPDVEKKEAIKVLLQTLWKRSDERQTMSEYTALSDAVTQYFETYLPNNPDTFPCFNSFYEFMQSDFPKYLAEHKVQVGYFDYDNFIYVLRPFYKGGEYEELLNSRANLDLLNIPFIVFELDNIKDHPILFPVVTIIIMDTFISKMRKLNGVRKIILIEEAWKAIMKDGMAEYIKYLYKTVRKFFGEAWIVTQEVDDIIGNKIVKDSIINNADTKILLDQRKYRNKFSHVKDLLALTDKEKDLCLSLNRDLDPKRKYKEVFISWGGQESKVYGVEVSTEEYLAYSTEQTEKIRLEEKVAFYCGNYDLALRDYADEVKTGTLVSR, from the coding sequence ATGAACCTAAAAAGTAAAGCTATTCATGACGTGTTTCCCCTAAGAGCCATTGAGCAGGATTGCCTCATATCGGTTCACGGCGATTTGACCGTTTGTTTCGCCGTTAGCTTACCAGAAATATTTACCCTGAATGCAAGTTTCGATGGGGTAGGGGAGGGGCGCGTTGAGCAGGGAGATTACATCACTCTGTGCAACGTATGGACAAAAGCGTTAGGTGTACTACCAAGCTATACGATCCTGCACAAACAGGATTGGTTCGTAGAAGAAAACTATCAAACTTCAGGCGAAGGAGCAGGCACAACGCAACGCACATTCCTTGATCGGGCCAGTGATCGCCATTTCAATGAGCGTCCTTACCTCCACCACGAATGCTACCTGTATTTAACCAAAACCCATCCAGAACGACGGGACGTGAGTGCGGTTAAAACATCGCTGGCGCGTGGTCGACTGGTACCAAAGGAAGTAGGTGATAAGCACAAAGTTGAGGAGTTCTTTAACAGCGTTGAGCAGTTCACTTCAATTCTGGAAAGTAGCCGGTTAATTGGCCTTCGTCAGCTACGATCAGCCGAATTGGCCGGTACGAGCGAAAAAGCAGGCTTGTTAGAGCGATATATGAGTTTATCGCTCCGCGATGAGGTAGTAACGCTGGCGGATTTAGAGATGGATGAGGAGTTACGGGTTGGGGGGAAGTATGCCAAATTCTACACAATCTCGGATATTGACGATCTTCCCGAGTGGGTGCACACCAATAACCGGGTTGAAGCACTCTCCACAGAACGCTCGAATGTGTCGGTAAGCTATGCGGCTCCGATTTCGCTGATGTTACCTTGTAATCACATTTATAACCAGTACATCTTTATCGAGGATAAGCAGGCGGCATTCCCCAAATTGGAGCAACGGGCTACACAAATGCGGTCGCTAGTCAACTTTGGTAAGGATAACGAAGTGAACGCCATGCTGCTGAACCAGTATCTCAGTTATGCAGCCGAAACAGGGTTTACGCCAGTACGTTCGCATTTTAACATTCAAGTCTGGACTGAAGACAGGAGCCGCTTACCCGTTCTGCGCAATCTGGTTTCCTCAGCCATCGCCAAGTTAGGCGTTCGTCCCCGTGAAAACACGAAGGACGCGTTGGGACTGTTTTGGGCAGGCATACCCGGTAACGCGGCCGATCTGCCCAGTGAAGACAAATACTGGTCTTTTGTACCGCAATCAGTATGTCTGCTCAACCAGGAAACAAACTACTATGATTCTGTCTCGCACTACGGCGTGAAACTGGTTGAACGAATGAGCGGAAAGCCGTTGCTGGTCGACTTATCCGATCAACCAATGAACAAAGGGTGGGTAACGAATCGGAACAAGTTCATACTTGGACCGTCGGGCAGCGGCAAATCGTTTTTTACCAACCACGCACTGCGAAGTTTTCATGTTCAGGGTAGCCACGCCGTCATTGTCGATGTTGGCCACTCTTACCGCGGACTGTGCGATATGCTGGGTGGGCTGTATCTCACTTATTCAGAAGAAGAACCGATTAACTTCAATCCGTTCTTTATCGAAAACCGCCTGCTCCCCGACGTCGAGAAAAAAGAAGCCATCAAAGTACTACTGCAGACGCTCTGGAAACGAAGTGACGAACGGCAAACGATGTCGGAATACACCGCGCTTTCGGATGCCGTAACGCAGTACTTTGAAACTTACCTTCCCAATAATCCGGATACCTTCCCCTGTTTTAACTCGTTCTACGAGTTCATGCAGTCGGACTTCCCCAAGTATCTGGCGGAACACAAAGTGCAAGTCGGCTATTTCGATTATGATAACTTTATCTATGTACTGCGGCCATTCTACAAGGGTGGTGAATACGAGGAGCTACTCAATAGCCGGGCTAATCTGGATCTACTAAACATACCGTTTATCGTTTTCGAGTTGGATAACATCAAGGATCACCCGATCCTGTTCCCGGTGGTGACCATCATCATCATGGACACCTTCATCTCGAAAATGAGGAAGCTGAATGGGGTTCGGAAGATAATTCTTATTGAAGAGGCTTGGAAAGCCATTATGAAAGATGGGATGGCCGAGTACATCAAATACCTCTACAAAACGGTACGTAAGTTTTTCGGGGAAGCCTGGATCGTCACGCAGGAAGTGGACGACATCATTGGTAATAAGATCGTTAAAGACTCGATCATCAACAATGCTGACACCAAGATCCTGCTCGACCAGCGCAAGTACCGCAATAAGTTCTCCCACGTAAAGGATTTACTAGCCCTGACAGATAAGGAAAAAGACCTTTGCCTGTCATTGAACCGGGACCTCGACCCAAAGCGGAAATATAAAGAGGTCTTTATCTCTTGGGGAGGACAAGAATCAAAAGTATATGGCGTCGAAGTATCGACCGAAGAGTATCTGGCCTATTCAACTGAGCAAACCGAAAAAATACGGCTCGAAGAAAAGGTGGCATTCTACTGCGGTAATTACGACTTAGCCCTGCGCGACTACGCCGACGAAGTGAAGACCGGCACCCTCGTTAGTCGCTAA